Part of the Propioniciclava sp. MC1595 genome is shown below.
CCCGCTCCGAGGGCACCTACCGCGTCGCCGACGCCCCACCCGAGCGGCACCCGAACGAGGCGCAGGAGGCGCCGGCGGGGGAGTCCGCCTGGCTCGGTGCCCTCATCCGCGGCGCCGTGCAGGGTGCGTGATGGGCGTCCACACCTATCGCCCCGCCGAGGGGCACGGGCTGGCCCACAACCCGTTCAACGCGATCGTCGGGCCGCGCCCGATCGGCTGGATCGGCACCCTTGCCGCCGACGGACGCCGTAACCTCGCTCCCTACTCGTTCTTCAACGCGTTCAACTACACCCCGCCGCTGGTGGGGTTCTCGAGCACGGCGTGGAAGCACACGGCCCGGAACTGCGCCGACACCGGCGAGTTCACGTGGAACCTCGTCTCCCGTGACCTGCTGGTGCCGATGAACGAGACGGCGACGCTCTCCGACGTCGACGAGTTCGTGCGCGCTGGGCTGACGCCCGAGGCGTCCGAGGTCATCGCCGCGCCCCGCGTGGGTGAGGCGCGGGTCACGTTCGAGTGCCGGGTGACGCAGCAGATCGAGCTGACCGACGTGGCCGGACGCCCCAGCGGGGCCGTGCTGACGGTCGGGGAGGTCGTGATGGTGCACATCGACGACGACCTGCTGGTCGACGGGATCTTCGACACCGTGCGCGCCGAGCCGCTGCTGCGCGGGGGCGGTCCTACGGCCTACTTCGGGATCGCGGACGGCAGCCGGCTCGACCTGGCGCGCCCGCGGGACTGATCAGTCGCGGGTCAGCCGGCGGCGGTTGACGAAGACCTCGCGGGCGTAGCCGCCGATCTCGATGGTGGAGAAGCCGTCCATGGTGGCGCCGATGCCGCCGCCCAGCAGCGGCACGCGGCGGACCAGGATGAGGGACGCCCGACGGCCGCCGAGGCGGGACACGAGTTCGCCCAGCACCTTCTCGCTGACGGACTGGTCGAGCGTGGAGTCGAACACCGGGGCGGTCGCGATGGCCAGGGGGGTGGTGGGCAGGACGCCGTCGTCGACGAGCTTCTGCGTGCCGTCGCGGCCCATCAGGCACAGGATCATCGCCGTGCGGACCTGCCGGGAGTCGATGTCGTAGCCGCGCAAGTGGGCGATCGAGGCGATCATGCGGATCTGCACGATCGCGAGGCCCGCGATGTTGGCGGGGAGGGTGACGGCGAGGGTGGGGAGGCCGCCGAGGCTGGTCAGGAACCCCTGCGCCCCGGCGAGCCCGACGTGGGTCAGGGCGAGGGACTCGAGCGCCTCCTCGACGGTCTCGCGCTTGACGAGGTGCTTGGCTGCCGTCGTCTTCGCGCCCGGCACGTTCGCCGTGCCGTTGATCGCGACCTCGAGGAGGTTCCGGAGCAGGTTGCCGCCGACCTCGGGTGCGCGCGTGACGAAGTTCTTGCTCACGTCGCGGGATTGCTCGGCCATGGGCCAAGGCTAGGCGCCCGCGTGCGTGCGGCGAAGCGGGTCGCCCCGGATCGGTCCCTGAGGGGCTTGCGCTGAACCGTGGCCCGTGCGTGGTAAGACTGCCCCATGCAGCTGTCGGGGGTGTTCGGGCCGGAGGGGGAGTGGCCCGACCAGGACCTGATCGCGCTGTCGCTGGAGTTCGACGCCGGCCTCGTCGAGGCCGCCTACCGCTCGGGCGTGTTCCCGATGCCGCTGCCCGAGTCGGGCTGGCCCGACGCGATGGGCTGGTGGTCGCCCCTCCACCGCGGGATCCTGCCGCTGGACGACCTCCGCATCACCCGTTCGTTGCGCAAGTCGGCCGGCCGCTACGAGGTGACGGCCGACCGTGCGTTCGCCGAGGTGATCGCCCGCTGCGCCGACCCGCGGCGTCCGTCGGGGTGGATCGACGGGCGCATCGTCGAGGTCTACACCGAACTGCACCGGCACGGGCTCGCCCACTCGGTCGAGGCGTGGACGCCCTCCGGCGACCTGGCCGGTGGCCTCTACGGGGTCGCGCTCGGGGGACTGTTCGCGGGGGAGTCGATGTTCCACGACCCGGCACTGGGCCGGGATGCCTCGAAGGTCGCCCTGCTCGGGCTCGCGCGCGTGCTGGACGACGGCGTCGAGGGCCGGCTGCTCGACGTGCAGTGGGTCACCGACCACCTCGAGTCACTGGGCGCGGTCGAGGTGGACCGCGTCGACTACCTGCGCCTGCTGTCGGAGGCGCTGGACCTGCCGGCGCCGGACTGGTCCGTGCTGACGGCCGGCTGAGTCGGGGTCAGGGCCGCTTGTCGAGCTTGACCGTGTGCCCGCCCATGAGCAGGACGCCCCGGATGACCAGCGTGCCGTTGCTGCCGTCGCCCTGGGCCGAGCGGCGGATGGAGTTGCCGCCCATGATCCCCTGGGACTCCTCGACCACGCGGACGCCCTCGGGCACGTACAGGTTGTGGCCGCCCATCACGCACGGCAGGTCGAGCGTCAGCACGACGCCCGGGCCCAGCGCGTCGCGCAGGTAGACGTCGTCGCCGCCCATCATCGCGAAGTTGCGGTACGTCTGGCCCGGCGCGAGGTCGACCCGGCGGCCGGACATGATGGTGACGGTCCAGTTGCCGTCGCCGGCCGTGGGCACGGGGGCCGACGACGACCACGGCTGCGGTGCCGGCACGGGTGCGCCGCCCCAGCCGCGCACCAGCTGGGCGCCCTCGGGGCAGTCCTCGACCAGCTCGGGGAGCTCGTCGATGTAGCGGGCCGCCAGGGCGGCTTCCTGGCGGTCGGCCAGGTCGGTGGGGGTGAGGCGTCCGGCCGCGAAGGCGGCGTGCAGCACCTCGAGCACGGCGTCGCGATCGGTGTCGCCCGCGCGCAGTCGCTTGCGTCGCTCGATGTTGGACATGCCGCCAGTCTAGGCTCGCCCCATGCCGGAGATGCCCGAGGTCGAGGCCCTGCGCGACTTCCTCGCCCAGCGCGTGCTGGGCCGCACCGTCGTGCGCGCCGACCTGGCCGCCTTCTCGGCGCTCAAGACGTACGAGGTCCCGCTCAGCGCGCTGCACGGGTTGGAGGTCACCGCGGTCGAGCGGCACGGCAAGTTCCTGTGCCTGAATGTGGACGGCACGTGGCTCGCGTTCCACCTCGCCCGGGCCGGGTGGCTGACGTGGCACGACCCGGTGCCGGCGACCCCGGTGCGCCCGGGCAAGGGACCCCTCGCGCTGCGGGTGGTGTTCGAGGGCGACGACGGTGAGGTGGGGTTCAGCCTCACCGAGGCGGGGACGCAGAAGCACCTGGCCGTGTACGTCGTCGGTGACCTCGCCGAGGTGCCCGGCATCGCCCGGCTCGGGCCCGACCCGCTCGCCGACGGCTTCACGCGGGACGACTTCGCGGCCGTCCTCGCCGCGCACGCCCGCACCCAAGTGAAGGGCCTGCTCAAGGACCAGTCGGTGTTCGCCGGCATCGGCAACGCCTACTCCGACGAGATCCTGCAGGCCGCCCGGTTGAGCCCCTTCAAGCTGGCCGGCTCGCTGACCGAGGACGAGGTCACCGCCCTGTACGCGGCGGTGCGCGACGACCTGGGGGCCGCCATTGACCGGGCCGTGGGCAACAAGCCTGCCGACCTCAAGGACGGCAAGCGGACCCACCTGCGCGTCCACGGCAAGAAGGGGGAGCCGTGCCCGACGTGCGGCACCGTCATCGCCGAGGTGAGCTTCGCCGACTCGTTCCTGAACTACTGCCCCGGATGCCAGACGGGCGGCAAGCTCCTGGCCGACCGGCGGATGTCGAAGCTGTTGAAGTAGGTCTCCCAGCCCTGTTGATCGGATCGTCCCCCGACTGAAATCTGCGGTTCTTGGGGCACGCTCAGCCGGAGGTGGGGGTATTCCGGCTGGGGGTCGATCCGATCAGAGGCCGCGTGACACGGCCTGCCGATACCTAGGGGCATGCATCGAGACCTGATCGACGAGCTCTCCCAGCCTCCCCACCTGATCCTCGTGCGCGGGCGAGAGCGCATCCAGTGCCTCGCTCAACGTGCCTACGAGCGCGGTGAGCTGGTCCGGCCGTTGGCCGGTGTCTACGCGGCGGCCGACACGGCCGGGCTCGACGCACTCGCCGTCGTCGTCGGCACAGTGCACCCCGACGCGGTGATCTCCGGCCGGGCCGCCGCCGCGTTGACATGGTGGCCCGAGCTGGAGGCCTCTGGGCTGACGGCTGTCGCGCGCCACCGGCTCGCGGGCGGTGATGGCATCTCCTTCGCGAAGGGAGTCGTTCCCCCCGAGCTGATCGTGGAGAGCAACGGCATCCGGCTCACCCATCCCTCCCTGACCGTGCTCGACCTCGTCCCCGAACTGGGCGGGGAGGCCATCGACGAGGCCCTCCGACGTGGGGTCATCACGCTCGACCAGCTCTGGGAGGCGCTCGCCCTCACCCCCCAGCGTGCGGGCAACAAGCAGCGGCGCTGGCTGCTCGAAGACTCGCGCGATGTTCCCTGGTCGCCGGCCGAGCGGGACCTCCACCGGATCTATCGCGGTCTCGACCTGTCCAGACGCCACCGCACCAACCACCGGGTCGACCTCCCGACGCGGGCTGCGTACATCGACCTCGCGCTGCCCGAGTTGCGGCTCGGGTTCGAGGTCGATGGGTGCGACCACCACTCCGGGCCGGTCGAGTTCCGGCGCGACCGCAC
Proteins encoded:
- the aat gene encoding leucyl/phenylalanyl-tRNA--protein transferase, translated to MQLSGVFGPEGEWPDQDLIALSLEFDAGLVEAAYRSGVFPMPLPESGWPDAMGWWSPLHRGILPLDDLRITRSLRKSAGRYEVTADRAFAEVIARCADPRRPSGWIDGRIVEVYTELHRHGLAHSVEAWTPSGDLAGGLYGVALGGLFAGESMFHDPALGRDASKVALLGLARVLDDGVEGRLLDVQWVTDHLESLGAVEVDRVDYLRLLSEALDLPAPDWSVLTAG
- a CDS encoding flavin reductase family protein — its product is MGVHTYRPAEGHGLAHNPFNAIVGPRPIGWIGTLAADGRRNLAPYSFFNAFNYTPPLVGFSSTAWKHTARNCADTGEFTWNLVSRDLLVPMNETATLSDVDEFVRAGLTPEASEVIAAPRVGEARVTFECRVTQQIELTDVAGRPSGAVLTVGEVVMVHIDDDLLVDGIFDTVRAEPLLRGGGPTAYFGIADGSRLDLARPRD
- a CDS encoding EcsC family protein → MAEQSRDVSKNFVTRAPEVGGNLLRNLLEVAINGTANVPGAKTTAAKHLVKRETVEEALESLALTHVGLAGAQGFLTSLGGLPTLAVTLPANIAGLAIVQIRMIASIAHLRGYDIDSRQVRTAMILCLMGRDGTQKLVDDGVLPTTPLAIATAPVFDSTLDQSVSEKVLGELVSRLGGRRASLILVRRVPLLGGGIGATMDGFSTIEIGGYAREVFVNRRRLTRD
- a CDS encoding Fpg/Nei family DNA glycosylase; protein product: MPEMPEVEALRDFLAQRVLGRTVVRADLAAFSALKTYEVPLSALHGLEVTAVERHGKFLCLNVDGTWLAFHLARAGWLTWHDPVPATPVRPGKGPLALRVVFEGDDGEVGFSLTEAGTQKHLAVYVVGDLAEVPGIARLGPDPLADGFTRDDFAAVLAAHARTQVKGLLKDQSVFAGIGNAYSDEILQAARLSPFKLAGSLTEDEVTALYAAVRDDLGAAIDRAVGNKPADLKDGKRTHLRVHGKKGEPCPTCGTVIAEVSFADSFLNYCPGCQTGGKLLADRRMSKLLK
- a CDS encoding DUF559 domain-containing protein — protein: MHRDLIDELSQPPHLILVRGRERIQCLAQRAYERGELVRPLAGVYAAADTAGLDALAVVVGTVHPDAVISGRAAAALTWWPELEASGLTAVARHRLAGGDGISFAKGVVPPELIVESNGIRLTHPSLTVLDLVPELGGEAIDEALRRGVITLDQLWEALALTPQRAGNKQRRWLLEDSRDVPWSPAERDLHRIYRGLDLSRRHRTNHRVDLPTRAAYIDLALPELRLGFEVDGCDHHSGPVEFRRDRTRDPELAELGWMVVRFDAIDVSDNADWVRHRLHGIIAGRAIDLGLT
- a CDS encoding DUF1707 domain-containing protein; translated protein: MSNIERRKRLRAGDTDRDAVLEVLHAAFAAGRLTPTDLADRQEAALAARYIDELPELVEDCPEGAQLVRGWGGAPVPAPQPWSSSAPVPTAGDGNWTVTIMSGRRVDLAPGQTYRNFAMMGGDDVYLRDALGPGVVLTLDLPCVMGGHNLYVPEGVRVVEESQGIMGGNSIRRSAQGDGSNGTLVIRGVLLMGGHTVKLDKRP